In Dysidea avara chromosome 3, odDysAvar1.4, whole genome shotgun sequence, a single window of DNA contains:
- the LOC136249650 gene encoding RNA-binding protein 25-like — MPYRDSRREKRHDRRGDTSKEKREERGKAEEGKRERDTRKDGDKPRATRKDGDKPRATRKDGDKPRATRKDGDKPRAVKHSKHRSRSRENDSEQEESRSERTDRFKSERFADDNNLTTSQKHDRGFRTDKIGRSAVVRERRRSSGYHERRYRHEEDDDYETNRVTEKLSNPTYVPKGTSYFLHDDREMQSARHRGGQRPRSPVKWEHDLFKDHEQPQEPEVDTVIADEEDDDNTKWRSVVKVPVGSTGFGPQYDSFYHQHQRQQDGRWMHDKYFEMEGSTATAATR, encoded by the exons ATGCCTTACCGTGATTCTAGAAGAGAGAAGAGACACGACCG AAGGGGGGATACTAGCAAGGAAAAGCGAGAGGAACGAGGCAAGGCGGAAGAAGGAAAACGAGAGAGGGATACTCGTAAAGATGGCGACAAGCCTCGAGCAACTCGTAAAGATGGCGACAAACCTCGAGCAACTCGTAAAGATGGCGACAAGCCTCGAGCAACTCGTAAAGATGGTGACAAGCCTCGAGCAGTGAAGCACAGTAAGCATAGGTCTAGGTCACGTGAGAATGATTCAGAACAAGAGGAATCAAG GTCAGAGAGAACTGACCGTTTCAAGAGTGAACGGTTTGCGGATGACAACAATCTCACTACCTCACAAAAGCATGATAGAGGTTTTCGCACTGACAAGATTGGCCGCTCAGCAGTTGTGAGAGAACGACGGAGGTCAAGTGGCTACCATGAACGACGCTACAGACATGAAGAGGATGATGACTATGAAACTAACAGGGTCACAGAAAAGCTCTCAAATCCTACATATGTGCCGAAAGGCACTAGCTACTTTCTT CACGATGATCGTGAAATGCAGTCTGCTAGACATCGCGGTGGACAGCGACCTCGTAGTCCAGTGAAGTGGGAACATGACTTATTCAAAGACCATGAACAGCCACAGGAACCAGAGGTAGACACAGTGATTGCTGATGAGGAAGACGATGATAATACAAAATGGAG GTCTGTAGTTAAAGTGCCTGTGGGTAGCACTGGATTCGGTCCACAGTACGACAGTTTTTATCACCAACACCAAAGGCAACA AGATGGGAGATGGATGCATGACAAATACTTTGAGATG GAAGGGTCGACAGCTACTGCAGCAACAAGATAG
- the LOC136249646 gene encoding zinc finger C2HC domain-containing protein 1A-like produces the protein MDEESAVPLLQSCSICGRTFNPEVLARHEGVCKKNTEKSKKRKVFDSSKQRTDFIPPEIKKKTESSPASKPSTKQHSSNLDWKRKHEEFISSIRAAREVTSLIKSGAPLPPPKPSAPNPDYQQCPYCGRRFQDSAAERHIPFCKEQASRRPRNLRTNDRQEKLNKRMQYKPPMPRKRSGSVKQPVESHYPGNSVVTRNSNFGGRSPDVSGHNRSANVLRKPPTPSKQPMGRTRVISSNNEVDYSQPRKAPNTRQAHTPAHRQKTPSHSTTIIERSQHLISQRASSPVDRIIDHDNTPLPALQKHHLTNGRVSSGSSTGSTSRETPLNPHGMLMSKFCYECGTKYPVPQAKYCCMCGTKRI, from the exons ATGGACG AGGAAAGTGCTGTTCCACTGTTGCAGTCGTGTTCAATATGTGGTCGTACCTTCAACCCTGAAGTTTTG GCTCGACATGAAGGAGTGTGCAAGAAAAACACTGAGAAGTCGAAGAAGAGAAAAGTATTTGATTCATCCAAACAGCGAACAGATTTTATACCACCTGAAATAAAGAAAAAAACCGAGTCAAGTCCAGCCAGCAAACCATCTACAAAACAGCATTCA TCCAACCTAGACTGGAAGAGAAAGCATGAGGAATTTATTAGTTCTATAAGAGCAGCAAGAGAAGTCACATCATTGATAAAATCAG GAGCTCCACTGCCTCCTCCTAAGCCATCAGCCCCTAATCCTGATTACCAGCAATGCCCTTACTGTGGACGAAGGTTTCAGGATTCAGCTGCAGAAAGACACataccattctgtaaagaacagGCTAGTCGTAGGCCCAGAAATTTACGTACCAATGACAGACAGGAAAAGCTAAACAAAAGAATGCAG TACAAGCCACCAATGCCTAGAAAAAGAAGTGGTTCTGTCAAACAACCAGTTGAGAGCCACTATCCTGGAAATAGTGTAGTGACAAGGAATTCAAATTTTGGTGGGAGATCACCAGATGTTAGCGGGCACAACAGAAGTGCTAACGTGCTAAGGAAACCTCCCACTCCTTCTAAACAGCCAATGGGACGAACTCGTGTGATAAGTAGTAATAATGAAGTAGATTACAGCCAACCAAGGAAGGCCCCAAATACAAGACAGGCACATACGCCGGCCCATAGGCAAAAAACTCCCTCACATTCAACCACAATAATAGAAAGATCACAACACTTAATAAG TCAACGAGCATCTTCACCAGTTGACAGAATAATAGATCATGATAATACCCCATTGCCGGCACTACAGAAGCATCATTTAACTAATGGACGTGTTAGCAGTGGCTCCAGTACAGGTAGTACTAGTAGAGAAACACCACTGAATCCCCACGGCATGCTCATGTCAAAATTCTGTTATGAATGTGGAACTAAGTACCCAGTACCACAAGCTAAGTATTGTTGTATGTGTGGAACAAAACGAATTTAA